AGGCGGACGCAACGATAACGTCCTCATCAAAACGCCGGGCTTTATGCCTTTCATCCGAAACTCCTCGAATTACAAATACGACACCGTCCCACAAAAGGGATTGTACGGTCGGATCGGATACCAGCCGCGTGGCAAGGGGCTTGGCGGCTCCTCTGCGATCAACGCGATGGTCTATATCCGCGGCAACAAATGGGACTACGACAACTGGGCGGCGATGGGCTGCACCGGCTGGGCCTATGAAGACGTGCTTCCCTATTTCCGCAAATCAGAAGCGAACGAGCGCGGGGCGGATGATTATCATGGGGATGGCGGGCCACTGTTCGTCTCGGACCAGCGATCGCCCAACCCCACCAGCCATGCGTTCGTGGATAGCGCGGCGGCACTGCAACTTCGCACCACAAATGATTTCAATGGCGAAGAACAGGCCGGTTTCGGCATGTACCAGGTGACACAGAAAGATGGCGAGCGCTGGTCCGCCGCACGTGCCTATGTGGAGCCGATCCGCGAACAGGGCAATTTCGCGGTTCGCACCAAGACGCTGGTCGAAAAGCTTGTGATCGAAGGCGCGCGCGTAACCGGGGTTAAGGTCCGGCGTGGCCGCCGCTCGGAAATGATCTACGCCAAGAAGGGCGTGATCCTCTCCGCAGGCGCGTTCAACTCGCCGCAAATCCTGATGCTGTCGGGTATCGGTCCGGCTGAGCACCTGAAGGAGCACGGTATAGAAGTCGTCCTCGACAAGCCTGCGGTTGGCGCAAACCTCCAGGACCACATCGACTACGTCTCCGGCTGGCAGACCGAGTCCGACGTCCCCATCGGGGGCACGATCAAAGGTACGCTGAAGATGGCTGGCGCGATCCTGGAACACCGCCGCAAGCGCACCGGCGCGATGACCACCTGTTACGCCGAGGCGGGCGGGTTCTGGACCGTGATGGAAGATGCTCCCGCGCCAGATGTGCAATGGCATTTCGTCCCCGCCGTGCTCGAGGATCATGGCCGCGAGAATGTGAAAGGCTACGGGTTCTCGCTCCACGCTTGCGTGCTCCGACCCGAAAGCAGGGGGAGCGTGCGGCTGGGATCGAACGAGGCATCCGATGCACCGGTCATCGACCCCAACTTCCTCGACGACGATCGCGATATCGAAGTGCTGCGCCGGGGCGTGCGCCTGTCGCACCGGATCGCCGACGCGCCGCCGCTGCAAGCCTATGGCCCGACCGACCGCCATCCAATCGACCTGAATGACGATGCGGCTCTGGACGCACTCATCCGCAACCGCGCCGACACGGTGTATCACCCGGTCGGAACCTGCAGGATGGGCGGGGACGAGGACAGCGTGGTCGATCCAACACTGAAGGCGCGCGGTGTCGATGGCCTCTGGATTGCCGATGCGAGCATCATGCCCAAAATCGTCAGCGGCAACACCAATGCTCCGAGCATTATGATCGGCGAGCGCTGCGCAGATTTCATCAAGGCAGCAGAATAGACCGATCGGCAAATAAAAAGGGCCGGAGCAATTTGCCCCGGCCCTTCTTTGTCGGTTTGGGAATTTCCTAGAATTCGAAACGCGCCGTCGCGCCAAAGGTGCGCGGCTGCCCGATGCGGTAACCCAGCCTCGCGCGCCCGCCGCGCTCACGGTCGAACGACAGCAGCGCATTCTCGTCGAGCACGTTGTTGGCGTAGATCACCAGGCTCAGCCCATTCTCGAAATCGACGCCCGCGCTGATGTTGACCAGCTGGTAGTCGGGCAGGAGCAGATCGACCACCACCGCATCCGTTCCAGGAGCCCCGCCGAATGGCAGGCCCGAAACGAAGGTGCGCGGATTATCCTCCTGGTCGGCCGGTTGGGTAAAGCGCGAACCGACATGGGTGAACGAGGCCGCAAGGAATGCATCCGCGCCATCCGAGATCGGGAATTCATAGCTACCGCTTGCCGATAGCTGGAATTCCGGCACCGATGGCAAGCGATTGCCTTCGCGGATACCGGTCGCGCCTGCTAACGCGCCCGGAAGCGTGGTGTCGAATTCGGCCTCGATCCAGCTGCCCGACAGGTTGAAGTTGAGTCCCGGCGCCGGGTTCAGGCCGAGTTCCGCCTCAATGCCCAGCGAATGCGCTTCGGGGACGTTAAAGACGATCCGCGAAGAGCAGCTACCGGCGTCCAGCGTCACCTGCAGGTCGCTGATGTCGTTGTAGAAACCTGCGGCGTTGAACGTGAAACCGTTGCCCTGCGTTTTTACGCCGAGCTCGTAGTTCCACAGCGTCTCGTCGTCATAGTCCTGGAAGCCGCCAAACAGCGCAAGATCCTGCGCATTACAGAGCGGAACGTTGAGCGGATCGTTCACCCCGCCAAGGCGGAAGCCCTGCGAGGCCTGAGCGTTTATCGTGATGTCTGGCGTCACCTCGTAGCTCAGGAGGAAGCGCGGCGTGAACCCGTCCGAAGACGTCGTGTCGACCACGCCGCTATCGCCGTTGGCGAACAGGCCGCCGGTGGTGATCGTGCGGGTTTCCTCGAAGTCGTAATACCGGCCGCCCGCCGTAAAGGTCAGCGCATCGGTGATGTCGAAGCTCGCCTCGCCGAACACCGCGAATTGCGAGATGTCGTAAGGCAGGTCCGAATTGAACGGCGAATCAAGATCCGGGAATCCATTCGCGACTGCCGCCGATGTACCCGCGCCAAGCGTCGCATCCGTCGCTGCCGCATAGCCCGGTGTGGGCAGGCGCTGCGCATAGACGCGGTCGACTTCGGAGTAGAAAATCCCGACCAGCCATTGCAGCGGCCCATCGGTGTCCGAGGCAAGCCGCAGTTCCTGGCTGAACGTTTCCAGATCGGTCGTGTCCCGCAGGTTCGATGGCAGCAGAACGGCGGCCTCGGGGTAGCCGAGATCGACCGAGACCGATCCCGTCAGCGCGCTCGCATCGCGGCTCACGAGGATGTCGCGATTGATGTAAGAGCTGACGCCGGTCAATGTCACACCGCCAAAGTCCGCTTCAACCACTACATCGGCGATGAAGGTTTCATCCTCGAACGCCTCCTGCAACAGCAGGAACTGCTCGCGCTCGCCAAGCTGGATCGGTGGACGCGTCGTGGTGAAGGGATTGGCGAACAGGTTGAAGATTTCCTGCCGGTTGAAACCGTCGGCCTCGACCTTCTGGTAGACGATGCGCGGCGTGATGCTGAAGCCCTCGCCGGTGTCGAGCGTCGCTGCGATCCGGCCGCCATAGCGTTCGCCGCCATTGATGTTCTCGCCGCCGCCCGGGCCGAGCGCATCGATGAAGCCCGCGTATTGCGTGTAGTAACCGACCGCGCGGACTGCGCCGTTTTCGCCGAGCGGGAGGTTGACCGCACCTTTCGTGTGCCAGCCCACATCGCCGCCATCGACGACATTGACGTTGGCTTCGAAAGCGCCCTCGGTCACGCCGAGGGTCGGCTGGTTGGTGATGTAGCGGATCGTGCCGCCAACGCTACCCGAACCGAACAGCGTGCCCTGCGGTCCGCGCAGGGTTTCGACACGGTTGAGGTCGAACAGGTCGAGATCCGGGGTGAAGAGCGAGAGCGAGATCACCGATTCATCCAGATAGACGCCGACCTGCTCCTTCACGCCAGGCTGGTCGCGCACGACCTGTCCGGCCGATACGCCGCGAACCGAAACCTGGCTTTGTCCCGGCCCGAGGTTCTGAACCGAAAGGCCCGCGACATTGCGCGAAATGTCTTCGAGGTTGGTGGCACCCGATTTCTGGATATCTTCGGCCGTCAGCGCGCTGATCGAGAACGGGGTATCCTGGATCGTTGTATCGCGCTTGGTCGCGGTCACCACGATGACGTTGCCGGTTGTCCGGGTCTGTTCCTGAGAACCTCCTTCCTCATCCTGCGCCAGCGCCGGAGCGGTGCCCAGTGCGAAAGCGCAACCTGCAAGCAGTACATGGCGCAGACGGACTGGAGCGAGCCAACTTGGGGTATTAGTTCGCATCAATTCTCTCCTAGTTACGGGCCTTTTGACCCGATCGCGAAGAATTGAATCCTCTATTCGCCCAAACGCAAGAACCTCGCTGGATGGCAATGCGTTTTTTGCAATTCTGTGTAACCCGCCCGCAACATGGGCCATCAGGCAAAAAAGGGGCCGAAGCGGGAATGCCGCTCCGGCCCATTCGAGTCTGTTCGTTCGCAGGAGGAACGGATTGAGGCGGGGAACGGGGGAGAGAGGAGAGAGTGTCCCCCGCCAAGCTTGGTGATCAGTTGTAGGCGCGCTCTCCGTGTTCGGAGATGTCGAGCCCGTCGACTTCGACCTCTTCTTCGACACGGAGGCCGATCGTGAGTTTGACCGCGTAAGCCGCAACCAGTGTGCCGATACCGGCCCATGCAATGGTCACGAGTACACCGAAGGTCTGGGTCCAGAGCTGCGCGCCGAGCGAGGCTGCGTCCTCTCCAGCCGGTCCACCGAGGAACGACTGGTAGACGATACCGGTGCCAATCGCACCGACGATCCCGCCAACGCCGTGAATGCCGAAGGCGTCAAGCGAGTCGTCGTAGCCGAGTTTCGTTTTCACCTTGGCCACGAAGAAGTAGCAGATGACCGCCGAAGCAATGCCGAGAAGGATCGCGCCGAACGGACCGCTGTTACCAGCCGCAGGGGTGACGGCGACGAGGCCGGCGATAACGCCCGAACAGAAGCCGAGCGCGGATCCCTTGTGACCAGCCATACGTTCGATCACCATCCAGGTGAGCGCACCTGCGGCAGTGGCGACGAAGGTGTTGATCATGGCAAGGCCTGCAGAAGCGTCAGCCTCGAGTGCGGAACCTGCATTGAACCCGAACCAGCCAACCCACAGGAGACCCGTGCCGACCATGGTCAGGGTCATCGAGTGCGGCGGCATCGGCTCTGCCGGATAGCCACGACGCTTGCCCAGCAAGAAGGCGAGGACGAGGCCCGAGACACCTGCGTTGATGTGGACCACGGTGCCGCCCGCAAAATCGAGCGCTCCGTCTTCGAACAACAGACCGCCGCCCGCCCAGACCATGTGTGCGATCGGGAAATAGACGATGGTCAGCCAGATCGGGACGAAAGCCATCACCGCGCTGAACTTCATACGCTCGGCGGTCGCACCGAGGATCAGTGCGGCGGTGATCGCGGCGAAAGTCATCTGGAAGCTGATGAAGACATATTCACTGATGACCTCATCGGTGAAGGTCGCAGCGGTGCTGTTCGCGTCGATCCCCTGCAAGAACGGGACGCCCCAGCTGAAAAATGCATTGCCCTCCGGACCAAATGCGGTGGAATAGCCCCACATTACCCAGACCAACATGGCGAGCGATGCGGTCGCGCCGATCTGCGTCATGGTCGAAAGCATGTTCTTGGCGCGGGTGAGGCCGCCATAAAACAGTGCAAGGCCAGGCAGGATCATCAAGAGGACGAGAACCGTCGCGGTCATCATCCATGCGTTGTTGCCGGGATTGGGAACGGAAGGTGCCGTCTCGGCAGCCTCCTGAGCGAAAGCTGCTGTCGATACGAGGAGCGAGGCACCAAGCGCACCTGCTCCGGTCATAAGATTACGGATCATGGGTGTCCCCCTCAAAGCGCTGTTTCGCCGGATTCGCCGGTGCGAATGCGGGTGGCCGATGCGAGATCGAGCACGAAAATCTTGCCGTCGCCGATGGCTTCGGTGTTGGCGGTTTGCTGGATTGTCTCGACGACCTGAGCGGCGATATCGTCGCTCACCGCGATTTCGAGCTTCACTTTCGGAAGCATGTTTGTCGAGTATTCCGCACCGCGGTAGATTTCGGTCTGGCCCTTCTGGCGACCGAAACCCTTGACCTCGGAAACGGTCATCCCGGCGACCCCGATGGCGCCCAGCGCTTCGCGGACTTCATCGAGCTTGAACGGTTTTATAATGGCGATGATGAACTTCATCCGTGCCCCCTTTGGCTCACCGGGCTTTTCCCGATGTGCTCAGGTCAGCAAGAGCCGTGCCACTTTGGCGCAGGTAGCTTTACGCGGCGGAATGGGGCACATTCTTTCGCACCTGCACAATTCACGTGCCTAAATTTTAATCTTTTGATTATTTATTGGGCAGCGCGGCGCTAGTCGAGTGCCAATTTTGCCCAGACCGGCAAATGGTCGGAAGCGACTGCCGAGAGGTTGCTGTGGTGAACGCCGCCTTCGATATAGGCCCAGTTCGGCGTCGTTACGATCCGGTCGAGCCGCGCGATCGGTCGACGCGCCGGGTAACTCGGGCCCGGCGCAAGCTGTTGCCACCTCATGCCGAATTCGCGCATCGCGCCTGTCATCCGGCCCCACTGGTTGAAATCGCCCATCAGAACGGTGGGAAGGCGCGTGCGCTTTGCGCAGGTCCGGATCAGAGCGCGCACCTGATCGCGGCGGCGCAGGCCCGAAAGGTCGAGATGCGTGCCGACGATCCGCATCGGACGGCCTTCAACCTCCAGCTCGGCAATCACGGCTCCTCTCGGTTCAAGTGTCGGAAGGTCGAGCGGTTCGGCGGCGGTGACGTCGATATCGCGCCGCACAAGCAAAGCGTTGCCATGCCAGCCAAGACTGCGACGACGCCGTGCGACCGGTAGCGCGCGCCAATGGGTATCATCGAGCAATGCGCGCGGGATAACGCTTTCACGCTCGCCAAAGCGCCTGTCTGCTTCTTGCAAGGCAATGATGTCCGCATCGACCTCACGCAGCACCGCGATGATGCGTTCGGGATCACGCCTCCTGTCGAGACCGATAGCCTTGTGGATGTTGTAGGTGGCGAATGTCAGTTCCATTCCGCCGCCAGATCCTCAAACGCCCGCAATGTAACGATCGGTCGCGCGGGTCGGCAGGCCGTCGATGCTGGTCGTCCGACCGGCCATCTTTTCCTCCCATTCGGCAGGATCGGACTGACGGTGCGCTTTCTTCAATGTCTCGCGCTCGCCCTCGAGGCGCATGAACGGCACGCCCCAGCCGCAGGAGGACTGGACGCTCTCAACTTTGATATCGAAGATCTGCCGCGTGCCGGGCATCAAGGTGAAGTGGGCGGCGAGTTCGTCCCAGCCTTCGTCCTGCGGAAGGACAGGCTTACCCGTTCCGTAGAGGCGCACGATCAGCGCGGGCCGGTCGAAATTGCAGAACATGATTGTTATGCGCCCGTCCTGGGCGAGATGCGCGTGGGTCTCGTTACCCGATCCGCCGAGATCGAGATAGGCGACACGGGTTGGCGAGAGCACGCGAAAGGCATCATAGCCCTTGGGGCTCAGGTTGATCCGCCCGTCGGTAGCGGCGGTGGCGACGAAGAAAACCGGCTGCTTCTCGATCATCGCCACGTGTTTTTCTGTGAGCGCATCGGTGAAGTCAGCCATCGGGTTTCTCCGTCAAAGTTAGAGGAAGTCGCGCAAGGTGGCGATGAACCTATCGAACTGGTCGTGATGGAGCCAGTGCCCGGCCTTGTCGAACTCGATGACTTTTGCAGTGCTGAAGTGTTTGAGCCGCCCGTCCTTTTCGGGGTTCGAGGCCCAACTGTCCGCACCGTAAAGCAACAGTGTCGGGCACTCGATCGCAGCCCAAGTCGCTTCCAGGAATTCGTCGGCAACATCTTCGACGCCCCAGACATTGAGATGCGGGTCGAACTTCCAGCTATAGGTACCGTCCTCGTTCCGGTTGACACCGTGGACGGTGAGGTGCCGCGCCTGGTCCTCGGTGAGGTAGGAGTTTTCCTCGATCATCCGCGCAAAGGCTGCCTCGATGCTTTCGTACTTGCGCGGAGTGCGACCGGCAGCAGCGCGCTTCTTTTCAATCCACTTGCGCATCCGCTCGGGATAGGGGGTGGCGCGTTGCTTTTCCTTCCATTCCGGCGAAGGGCCTAGGCCTTCGATGGCCACGAGCTTGGTCACCATGTCGGGAAACATCCCGGCATAGCGCAGTGCGACGTTGCCACCCATCGAATGGGCCACGATGCGCACCGGGCCGACGCCGAGCTGGTGGATCAATTGCGCAAGATCATAGACCATGTCGCCGGCGGAGTAATTGCCGTCGGACACCCAGTCGCTGTCACCGTGGCCGCGGTGGTCCATCGCAATGACGTGGTATTCGTCGCGCAGTGCCTCGGCGGTCCAGTCCCAGCTGCGCGCATGGTCGCGCCCGCCATGTACGAGCACGAGCGGCGGCTTGGAGTTCTTGTCTCCTGGCCCGCCCCAATCCTCGTAATTGAGCTTGAGGCGCTGCGAAATGAAGCTTTGGGAAGTGGGACCTGATCCGTTCATGCGGGAGGCTTTGCCGCGAACGGCCCTTTCCCGCAAGCCTACCTTTCCTTGGTGGCAGAAAAGGTCAGCTCAGGGTTTTTCTCGACCTGATAGTTCACGTCCCACGGGCTCTTGGCCATGAAGACGAGATCTCCATCGCGGTCCTTGGCTAGATTGGCGCGGTTGAAGCTTTCGAATTCGGCAAGTGCCTTTTCGTCGCCCTTGATCCAGCGCGCGGTTGCGAAGGGCGAAGCTTCGAGCCCGGCCTCGACCTTGTATTCGGCCTCGAGCCGCGCGATCAGCACGTCCAGCTGCAGCTGTCCCACGACGCCTATTATGTGGTTCGCTCCAATCTCGGGATAGAACACCTGGATCACGCCTTCTTCGGAGAGATCATCCAGCGCCTTGCGGAGCTGCTTGGTCTTGGTCGGATCCTTCAATTGCACGCGGCGCAGGATTTCGGGCGCGAAATTGGGCAGGCCGGTGAAGCGCAGCTGGTCTTTCTCCGACAACGTATCGCCTACCCGCAGCGTCCCGTGATTGGGAATGCCGATAATGTCGCCAGCTTCTGCTGTGTCGGCGATCTCGCGGTCCTGCGCGAAGAACAAGATCGGCGAATGGATCGCGATCGGCTTGCCCAGCCCACTGGGTGTGAGCTTCATGCCGCGTTTGAAAGTGCCCGAAACCTGCCGCATGAACGCGATGCGGTCGCGGTGGTTCGGGTCCATATTAGCCTGGACCTTGAAAATGAAACCGGTGACTTCATCGTAGTCAGGCGTGACCTTCTGGTCCCCAGCAGGCTGTGGGCGCGGCGGCGGTGCGTATTTGGCGATGGCATCGATCAGCTCGGTGACGCCGAAATTCTTGAGCGCCGATCCGAAATAGACAGGCGTCAAATCGCCATTGCGGTAGGCCTCGAGGTCGAATTCGGGATAGCCGACCTGCGCCAGCTCGGCTTCCTCGGCGAAGTTATCGGGAATCTCCGGCTTCGCATCGCGCTTGCCAAGAAACTCTTTCGAGCCCCCTTCGGGCCGGCTGACCTCGCCTGTGCCGAAATCGAGGATGCCCTCGAACTGGCCGCCCATGCCGATGGGCCAGCTTTGCGGCGATACGTCGAGCGCGAGCATGTCCGCCACTTCGTCCAGCGTTTCGAACGGATCGCGGCCCTCGCGATCGACCTTGTTGACGAAGGTAATGATGGGGACCGAGCGCAGGCGGCACACTTCGAAAAGCTTGCGCGTCTGCGGCTCGATGCCCTTCGCCGCGTCGATCACCATGACGGCGGAATCGACCGCAGTAAGCGTCCGGTAAGTGTCTTCGGAAAAGTCTTCATGCCCCGGCGTGTCGAGCAAGTTGAAGGTGATCGTCTCGCCGTCATACTCTTTTTCGAAGGTCATAACCGACGATGTGACCGAGATACCGCGCTGTTGCTCGATCTTCATCCAGTCCGAACGCGCGCGCCGCGCTTGCCCGCGGGCCTTGACCTCGCCGGCAAGATGGATCGCCCCGCCTTGCAGCAGAAGCTTTTCGGTGAGCGTGGTCTTGCCCGCGTCGGGGTGCGAGATGATCGCGAATGTGCGACGGTTCGACATCGGTGTTCCTGGCAAGCCCGGCGGTCAGCCGCGCAGCTCCGCCCCCTGCTTGGCCGCGGCAGCGACAATCGCGCCCGAAATCGCCTTGAGCTCGGCGTCCTTGTAGGACTTTTCCTGCGGCTGGAGCGTTACCTCGATGGCAACCGATTTCCTGCCTTCGGGCACGCCCTCGCCCGCGAACACGTCGAAAACGCGAACATCGGCGATGTTCACCTTGTCCGCAGCCCTGACCGCGCGCACCAGGTCGGCAGCGGCCAAAGTATCGGGCACGAGGAAGGCAAAGTCGCGTTTCACCGATTGGAGCGCGGGCGGCGCATAGGTCGGCCGGGCAAAGCTCTTTGGGCCCTTGCCGGTCTTTTTCGCCGGGATCGCATCGAGGAAAATCTCGACCGCCGCGACCGGACCTTCGATATCGAATGCCTTGAGCGTTGCCGGGTGCAGCATGCCGAAGCGCGCAAGCACGTTCTTGGGGCCGAGCCGCAGCGTCGCCGATTGGCCGGGGTGGAACTGGGTGCCCTCGCCTTCGACCACCGGATCCATCACCATCAGCTTGTCGGCAGGCGCGCCCGCCATTTCGAGCAGGTGGAGCGCGATCGCCTTGGCATCGAATGCGTCGAATTCCTGCGCCTTGCCGGTCGCCCAGCCGCGCGGTTTCTTTTCACCGGCCAGGAGCACGCCGAGCGTCGGGCGTTCATCGCTGAGGCCGTCCTTCGCGCGGAAATAGCGTCGCCCGATCTCGAACAGGCGGCTCGAGGAAGCGCCGCGTTTCGCC
The Erythrobacter sp. THAF29 DNA segment above includes these coding regions:
- a CDS encoding GMC family oxidoreductase is translated as MESFDYVVIGGGSGGSAVAGRLAVDGTRRVCLIEAGGRNDNVLIKTPGFMPFIRNSSNYKYDTVPQKGLYGRIGYQPRGKGLGGSSAINAMVYIRGNKWDYDNWAAMGCTGWAYEDVLPYFRKSEANERGADDYHGDGGPLFVSDQRSPNPTSHAFVDSAAALQLRTTNDFNGEEQAGFGMYQVTQKDGERWSAARAYVEPIREQGNFAVRTKTLVEKLVIEGARVTGVKVRRGRRSEMIYAKKGVILSAGAFNSPQILMLSGIGPAEHLKEHGIEVVLDKPAVGANLQDHIDYVSGWQTESDVPIGGTIKGTLKMAGAILEHRRKRTGAMTTCYAEAGGFWTVMEDAPAPDVQWHFVPAVLEDHGRENVKGYGFSLHACVLRPESRGSVRLGSNEASDAPVIDPNFLDDDRDIEVLRRGVRLSHRIADAPPLQAYGPTDRHPIDLNDDAALDALIRNRADTVYHPVGTCRMGGDEDSVVDPTLKARGVDGLWIADASIMPKIVSGNTNAPSIMIGERCADFIKAAE
- a CDS encoding TonB-dependent receptor — translated: MRTNTPSWLAPVRLRHVLLAGCAFALGTAPALAQDEEGGSQEQTRTTGNVIVVTATKRDTTIQDTPFSISALTAEDIQKSGATNLEDISRNVAGLSVQNLGPGQSQVSVRGVSAGQVVRDQPGVKEQVGVYLDESVISLSLFTPDLDLFDLNRVETLRGPQGTLFGSGSVGGTIRYITNQPTLGVTEGAFEANVNVVDGGDVGWHTKGAVNLPLGENGAVRAVGYYTQYAGFIDALGPGGGENINGGERYGGRIAATLDTGEGFSITPRIVYQKVEADGFNRQEIFNLFANPFTTTRPPIQLGEREQFLLLQEAFEDETFIADVVVEADFGGVTLTGVSSYINRDILVSRDASALTGSVSVDLGYPEAAVLLPSNLRDTTDLETFSQELRLASDTDGPLQWLVGIFYSEVDRVYAQRLPTPGYAAATDATLGAGTSAAVANGFPDLDSPFNSDLPYDISQFAVFGEASFDITDALTFTAGGRYYDFEETRTITTGGLFANGDSGVVDTTSSDGFTPRFLLSYEVTPDITINAQASQGFRLGGVNDPLNVPLCNAQDLALFGGFQDYDDETLWNYELGVKTQGNGFTFNAAGFYNDISDLQVTLDAGSCSSRIVFNVPEAHSLGIEAELGLNPAPGLNFNLSGSWIEAEFDTTLPGALAGATGIREGNRLPSVPEFQLSASGSYEFPISDGADAFLAASFTHVGSRFTQPADQEDNPRTFVSGLPFGGAPGTDAVVVDLLLPDYQLVNISAGVDFENGLSLVIYANNVLDENALLSFDRERGGRARLGYRIGQPRTFGATARFEF
- a CDS encoding ammonium transporter, with the protein product MIRNLMTGAGALGASLLVSTAAFAQEAAETAPSVPNPGNNAWMMTATVLVLLMILPGLALFYGGLTRAKNMLSTMTQIGATASLAMLVWVMWGYSTAFGPEGNAFFSWGVPFLQGIDANSTAATFTDEVISEYVFISFQMTFAAITAALILGATAERMKFSAVMAFVPIWLTIVYFPIAHMVWAGGGLLFEDGALDFAGGTVVHINAGVSGLVLAFLLGKRRGYPAEPMPPHSMTLTMVGTGLLWVGWFGFNAGSALEADASAGLAMINTFVATAAGALTWMVIERMAGHKGSALGFCSGVIAGLVAVTPAAGNSGPFGAILLGIASAVICYFFVAKVKTKLGYDDSLDAFGIHGVGGIVGAIGTGIVYQSFLGGPAGEDAASLGAQLWTQTFGVLVTIAWAGIGTLVAAYAVKLTIGLRVEEEVEVDGLDISEHGERAYN
- a CDS encoding P-II family nitrogen regulator, producing the protein MKFIIAIIKPFKLDEVREALGAIGVAGMTVSEVKGFGRQKGQTEIYRGAEYSTNMLPKVKLEIAVSDDIAAQVVETIQQTANTEAIGDGKIFVLDLASATRIRTGESGETAL
- a CDS encoding endonuclease/exonuclease/phosphatase family protein — its product is MELTFATYNIHKAIGLDRRRDPERIIAVLREVDADIIALQEADRRFGERESVIPRALLDDTHWRALPVARRRRSLGWHGNALLVRRDIDVTAAEPLDLPTLEPRGAVIAELEVEGRPMRIVGTHLDLSGLRRRDQVRALIRTCAKRTRLPTVLMGDFNQWGRMTGAMREFGMRWQQLAPGPSYPARRPIARLDRIVTTPNWAYIEGGVHHSNLSAVASDHLPVWAKLALD
- a CDS encoding pyridoxamine 5'-phosphate oxidase family protein, yielding MADFTDALTEKHVAMIEKQPVFFVATAATDGRINLSPKGYDAFRVLSPTRVAYLDLGGSGNETHAHLAQDGRITIMFCNFDRPALIVRLYGTGKPVLPQDEGWDELAAHFTLMPGTRQIFDIKVESVQSSCGWGVPFMRLEGERETLKKAHRQSDPAEWEEKMAGRTTSIDGLPTRATDRYIAGV
- a CDS encoding alpha/beta fold hydrolase; its protein translation is MNGSGPTSQSFISQRLKLNYEDWGGPGDKNSKPPLVLVHGGRDHARSWDWTAEALRDEYHVIAMDHRGHGDSDWVSDGNYSAGDMVYDLAQLIHQLGVGPVRIVAHSMGGNVALRYAGMFPDMVTKLVAIEGLGPSPEWKEKQRATPYPERMRKWIEKKRAAAGRTPRKYESIEAAFARMIEENSYLTEDQARHLTVHGVNRNEDGTYSWKFDPHLNVWGVEDVADEFLEATWAAIECPTLLLYGADSWASNPEKDGRLKHFSTAKVIEFDKAGHWLHHDQFDRFIATLRDFL
- a CDS encoding peptide chain release factor 3, with protein sequence MSNRRTFAIISHPDAGKTTLTEKLLLQGGAIHLAGEVKARGQARRARSDWMKIEQQRGISVTSSVMTFEKEYDGETITFNLLDTPGHEDFSEDTYRTLTAVDSAVMVIDAAKGIEPQTRKLFEVCRLRSVPIITFVNKVDREGRDPFETLDEVADMLALDVSPQSWPIGMGGQFEGILDFGTGEVSRPEGGSKEFLGKRDAKPEIPDNFAEEAELAQVGYPEFDLEAYRNGDLTPVYFGSALKNFGVTELIDAIAKYAPPPRPQPAGDQKVTPDYDEVTGFIFKVQANMDPNHRDRIAFMRQVSGTFKRGMKLTPSGLGKPIAIHSPILFFAQDREIADTAEAGDIIGIPNHGTLRVGDTLSEKDQLRFTGLPNFAPEILRRVQLKDPTKTKQLRKALDDLSEEGVIQVFYPEIGANHIIGVVGQLQLDVLIARLEAEYKVEAGLEASPFATARWIKGDEKALAEFESFNRANLAKDRDGDLVFMAKSPWDVNYQVEKNPELTFSATKER